Below is a window of Pelobates fuscus isolate aPelFus1 chromosome 13, aPelFus1.pri, whole genome shotgun sequence DNA.
TAATGAGAGGTGGGTATACCATGATATCCTACACCCCATTATTAATGAGGAGGGTATACCCTGATACCATATACCCCATTATTAATGAGAGGAGGGTATACCCAGATATTCTACACCCTGATATTCATGAGAGGAGGGTATACCCTGATATCCTACACCCCATTATTAATGAGAGGAGGGTATACCCTGATATCCTACACCCCATTATTCATGAGAGGTGGGTATACCTTGATATCCTACAACCCATTATTCACGAGAGTTGGGTATACCCTGATATCTTACACCCCATTATTCATGAGgtggtgtaacggctacccaggtattgagagggtatctgccgttggagacgtccttttccctgcaagctgctgtggagaagtaaagctggtataatcccatccacgatatccagagagagtcaggtttagctgtaaacaggagtagagtaatcttcccaaataatccccttccaagaacgagacgaggctacgttttgaagggtcaagatgaactgaggactggaacacccagcctgctttttattaggaacagatacatacaggacactcccagggggaggatgaaaacaaccaatcatacgtatggtaacacccccacgtctcctcccctcagataaccacataacataattaaaatgtccacatttttacacaagttctggatgtaccccaaaaacagggggtaccgctttaaatccggtagctggatagctctccttcaggggaacaatatgtccaaaaatcagcccattcggatgtatagttcgggagatacagagttccaaagttttgaccgaccgcacagaccaactagccgaaattagttccatgagttttggccttgcggtcggtctccgttcgcacggtaaaaagacccGAAAATCTGGTCATCCAtgcgaatctcggtggtcgctgaaatccccatagatggttaagcataactaccgaatggtgggacgttcagtagtttcagtacgaatttacggaggtctggaggactcagcggtgttcgcctgtttgtgtatccgttttcagttccatgcggttacaggcaaataccgctgttcgtgcacaagatggccgcgaacacgtgtaaaagtcccgaaatggcggccacctatactttacacacggaattcgtactgaaTCATGCGAACGGTTTATTCTGTCGAATCCtcttatattttacactgtggaTTCACTTAAATCATGCGAACAGGAGACAATGAAACGAATAGAAGTTTgaactgtaattcccttgcttgcttcacagctaccagggacttgtaaggatctgttacaggTGGGTATACCCTGATATCTTACACCCCATTATTCATGAGGTGGGTATACCCTGATATCTTACACCCCATTATTCATGAGAGGTGGGTATACCCTGATATCCTACACCCTGTTATTCATGAGAGGAGGGTATACCCTGATATCCTACACCCCGTTATTCATGAGAGGAGGGTATACCCTGATATCCTACACCCTGTTATTCATGAGAGGTGGGTATACCCTGATATCCTACACCCCATTATTAATGGGAGGAGGGTATACCCTGATATCCTACACCCCATTATTCATGGGAGGTGGGTATACCCTGATATCCTACACCCTGTTATTCATGAGAGGAGGGTATACCCTGATATCCTACACCCTGTTATTCATGAGAGGTGGGTATACCCTGATATCCTACACCCCGTTATTCATGAGAGGTGGGTATACCCTGATATCCTACACCCCGTTATTCATGAGAGGTGGGTATACCCTGATATCCTACACCCTGTTATTCATGAGAGGTGGGTATACCCTTATATCCTACACCCTGTTATTCATGAGAGGTGGGTATACCCTGATATCCTACACCCCGTTATTCATGAGAGGTGGGTATACCCTGATATCCTACACCCCGTTATTCATGAGAGGAGGGTATACCCTGACCTCTTACACTCAATGACTCATGAGAAAAGGATAGTCTAAGGTTCCGATCACAATCTACCTTACTGCAGTTTAGGATGGATAGTGCAGAATTTTAAAGTAAATGCTCAATTAAAGTGTGTATAAATAAACTATCAGGGCTCAGAATTTCCTCTAGCCATTGGCGAGTGAACATTTAGCCCTGGTGAGCATACCATGGCTTGCATTTGTGAGCAACCtctaaggcctggctagtagcaaaggacttgctatttatttatttatctattttattggaGGGTTCCCAATTATGTATGGATTTCTCAAGCATTTCCCTTTCAGAAGTTAACTAAACTCTCTTTTATTGCAGTTCCGGGAGGGTCACCTCATTGCAGCTATCATCCTTGTTCTGTGAAGTCTTCATTACTGAAGGCTGGAACACACGGCACATGCTGCAGCATTTCGCCAACAATGCTTCTCTTAGAGAACACTCACTTAAGCTTTGAGCTACAGTTCGGAGAATAAGGCAGAAAAACCATCCAGCTTTCTGACAGCCGGGAAGTGTTACTAACGGGATTTATAAATATGCCCATTCCTTCGTCGTAACATAAACCCGCAGGGACAAACTTGTTGAAGGCCATGCTCAGACAGCTAAACCTGAGGGTCGGGtttattatctattattattattatttatatagctccagcaaattctgtagtgaTGTACAATCCGGGTCCTACTTATAAGATGTGGCGCCCATGGCAGTCTGTCCCTTCCACGGAGAAGTGATGTATTAAACAAGCCGCTCATAGGAAGAGTTAGCCTGGCAGTAACGTTCGGAATGGACTGTGAATGGGAAGTATGGGCAAGTAATTTGTTGCACCATGTGTTGTAATTTGCttgattaatatttgtttttgcttGCAGTGGCCATGGTGAATATTATTGGTATTGTGCGTGAGCACTGGCCTGCTGTTCTTGTTCCAATGGGATTTGTGATTGGATGGTACTTGGACCGAAGAAACAATGAAAAATTGTCTATGTTCAGAAATAGAAGTGTCCTTTACAGAAGGTGAGATCTGGATGTGTAAAAGCAGGTCTAAAAATAGGAAAGGATATTTGTGGAACACTAGATTTTAAATGTAAGAGCAGCCAATGTGTATTTCCACCACTAATCTAAAATGATGCAGAAACTTGCTAATGTTATTTAagtaaatatgaaatcatttatttCTGTAGCACCAACGAATAAGCAGCACTACATCCACTGGGAAAATTGTATTCTTTAATATTTGAAGGCTTTTTACATTCtatttaaaatggcaattaaacttCCCTTCATTCCAGCTCCAAGTCAGTCTCCACAGAGCAGCTGCTCCAACTCTGGTAACGTTATCAGTAGTGATGACGTCTGTTCAACCCAACAGAAACAAAAGACCTTGCACACTGATGCCGCATTCAAGGTCCGACCTGCGACCAAGGAGGTGCTCCAAGTCAGGGGAGAACACAGCTGAATCCACCAATGTAAACTTGAAAGTAGAAAGACACAGGCGACACTGAGATCAAGAaggtgaatatttttttattagtgggAACACCACTTTACAAAGTTGCGACGTTTCGTCTCGGCAGAGCCTTAATCAAAACGTCACAACTTTGTGAAGGGGTGTTCCCACTAATAAAAATGTCACCTTCTTGATCTCTGAGTGTCGCCTGTGTCCTTCTACTTTCGAGTCTGTTCAACCCAGTCCTTCTCGTAGAGAAGCACTGTGGACACAAGGCACACGAACGTCAGTTGTGGCACTCCACCAATTGGACGACTCTCACAGAGAACCATTAGATCtaatacttctctatgagaatcaatGGAGGCATTTTGGTGTAGGGTGGCAGCAGAGAGCGGCAGGTGCTGGTAGCTCTACGTCACAGGAGAGTCAGAGGGGGGCTGGTACAACATTTCAATGATCTCTGGAGGCAGTAGGGAGATAGATGCTAATAGGAAGCACTGGCCTTGCTGCCTGGGATATAGTTATCGTGATTTAATAGATCATGCCCACACATTAGTTAAACCGTGAGCACGTGTTAATTATCGCATGGGCAAGATCTGCTTAATTGCACACATGATACTGTACAtcaacacaacaacaacaaataaatacatattatccCTGGGTCTCTTTAGTAATGAGTGTGGATTGATGCAAAAGAAAATATTCAAACAATTGTAGCATTGCTGTGTCAACTGTATAACTACTTCTTGTTCGCAAACTTTGGAGAATGATATGGTATATGATGTATTATTTCCACCTGACATCCACAATAAAAAcggttgggggggtgggggggaaacaaTTGTAGCAcaaggctgcattttttttttttttatgtctcccTGAGGAAAGCATAGTATCGGAcatctgtaaacattgcagtttctgtaaAATGGCAATGCTTTTTAaattattctattatttttaaatttctttatacATTGCCTAACAAAATAGGACCGCATCTATGCCACAAAACCATTTTAAGATTAAGTGTGTTTTGTGTCTAGCGTATACCTTTTTAAGGTAAAACAAAGTGTAGTCTGACAACCAGAAACCAATTGATAACAGTAGGCTCTGAGAGCTTTGCctgcaagcttacaatctaaaggggataaggggggaggtACATGGCATGACCCAGATAATTTGGCAAaccgtataaaaaaaaaatgttttatcacttttcatagaaacatagaatgtgacggcagataagaaccattcggcccatctagtctgcccagttttctaaatactttagtccctggcc
It encodes the following:
- the NDUFB1 gene encoding NADH dehydrogenase [ubiquinone] 1 beta subcomplex subunit 1, encoding MVNIIGIVREHWPAVLVPMGFVIGWYLDRRNNEKLSMFRNRSVLYRRELKPGEEVTWR